AGGtacattttcacatttttttcggagctccagaagtatgtgcatcaagatgccgcacaacctgaacataatatgtgaGTATCTGTTATGAttaaggttgtgcgacatcttggtgcacatacttctggagccccctgtttcattattatttataagTGAGTACATAAGTAACTAAGGTCTCATATACGAGTAGTAGGGTTTCTAGTCTTCAACTAAAAAATGCAATTATAGCGAGTATTGCGCGCTAAGAGTTACATAAAATTCACAAGATATTTCAACACAGCTGCTGTAGATTGCAGGGTGTTTGAAGCTTTTCAAGTTTCACGGTCAGgaaaaaattcaacaaatcaAGTATTGTAAAAGGTAAAAAAGTCTTAGGTTGTCAAGTCATATGTTTGACTTCGGTATCATCGGTCAGGTAGAAAGTTTTCCCCAAGCTTGACACGAATACAGACATCGGCCTTATCAGCACATCTTTTTCCAAAGTCCCGAACATTTTCCATATCTCAGTGTTCACCATAGACAGCATGTCCACAACGTTTTTTCGTACAAAGGCGTTTTCAGCGACTGCTTTTCCGTGTGCTCTGAAAATGTTGTATATCGCCTCGATCAGAAATGAGCCATTTTCCGATATATAAGCAACGTGGTCTGCAGGTGCGGCATGAATGGATACAATGTCGCAGATGATAGGTATTGTCTCACTAACAATTGTTTCTCTTTTTAATTGCGGACCTTTTTCTGTACGAGAAATTGCTTTCATATCTTCACTTCCTCGACAACACTGGTATATGAAAAATTTTGGAATATCGTGAAGACATTTTGCATAATCATTTTGAAACATGCTGTCGATATCTTTTTTGAGTATATTTTCAAAGCCATTCCCATACACGACTTCATTTCCGTCTTGGTCCAAACCACCGTGTGTCATTATTATTACTACCACAAACGCACAGTCATTTTTTGTTAATTGTGCCACGTTTTTCAGAAGATTGAGCATCTCCGAATCTGATAGGTCTTCATGAGATTTTCCCTGATGCAACTCACAGTCCAGATATTTCCACAGTTCCTCCATATTTTTCACGTCCGCATCGCACCCTGGTTTTCTGCTATGTGgattttttttcctatttttatcaaaaaacgaGTTGTTTATTATCAATACCCGTCCCTTTTTGCCATTAAACGGGTAAACATCTGGCTCGTATGTTTCTCTCGTCGGTTCTCCTTCGCCAGTTGGACCTGCAGCGGCCCCTGCTTTGTCGCCTGAAGGCTCTTCCTCTACATGCTGTTGTACTGAACTGACCACTTGCCCGCTGTAGCTTCCACAGAAGTACTCATGCTTGAGTCTTTTAAGTTCCTCGCATAGTTCGAAACCCTTTAATTTTCCCTGCCAATGGCAAACGGTTTGATATTTGATTTCTTTGagttggtttttatatttattttcgattCCTTCAATAGTTGTGTCTGCTACCTCCAACTTTGTTCTAGCAAATTGTTTCCAATCCTCAATGTTAAACTTTTCAGTTATTTCGTAAACTTTAGAGGCATCCGACATTGTAACGTTTGTCTAAAGGTTCCTCTCCAGAAATGAATATCGGGTCTCGACCGCAGTCGGCTTTTGAATTCTTCAGTTACTCCGTGGTTACCAGTCATCGTAACGTTTGTCTTTGTCAAAGGCCCCTACAATAGATGGATAATGAGCATCGGCGTCGCCCGCAGTGggcttttgtttttatcactgTGACGATACCCATTGTTATGAAACAGTTATTCAAATAGAGCGGAATTTGAGATCATTTGGGATTGAAAATTTCTGATTCGCAAAACAACGAGACAACAATTATAAGATGAATTTCAAATCTTTGATCTtgcatttttgataaaatttcaaacacacaaaaaaactcAAGACGTATGAATTATATTTCACATGTCTCTTCTAGCCATGTTCTCAAATCGCCAAACTTATGTACCCGGGCTCCTACTCATACAAAAACTAAGGCaaatttgggtgctcccgaagtatgtgcaccaagatgtctcacaacctgaacatagtattgtgtatctgttaggattcaggttgtgcgacatcttgatgtacatacttctggagcaccctgttttcattattatttataagTGAGTACATAAGTAACTAAGGTCTCATATAGTAGGGTTTCTAGTCTTCAACTGAAAAAATGcaggacctttccccgacctttgacctttattgttttcattttgatcgCTCAGAcgaacattgcaaatattcaggcttgtgtagggcgatagagtggtgagttgctcgttttaaaggccttcgaatggcatttcactgatgatggcggtattttcgtgcttctaaAGTTATAAGATATTGTCTagtgatctattattaacgttattccgctttcacattgccgttaccgtacctaacttagttccaaaagcttcattaacatacaaaaatggaatcactcAGAGATGACTTCTCTATGATGTGGTTCTCCAAGAACTTTTCCTTCCACCAGCTGGAGAAggatacaaaacttttcattgaaaggtgatatttaaacttatatggttGAAGAAGATCAGAGGGACTGTGAGACCTGCGttactaccggtaccgtatcccaTGGTTCATAGACTAATAGATATTGTCCAAGTTAGGACTAAAGTGATGGGTTCAGTATAGAAACAAGTGAAATGCAGGGGCAgtttaaaaagtcttttaaATACATCATCAGAACTAGACTACTAGTGCTTGTTGCCATATCGTTGGGTTCCTCTTGGGAAAAGGCTCTTCACAAGCGTGTGTTACGGACCAGAAGGCGCATTTTTTCTCTCTCAAAAGTAGCCTTAGTCGGTGTGCTAAATCTACTTATCAAGCAGTTTTTCATTGTCTACACTTGAAATCATTTCTAATATTGCTTAAATAACAGAATTTTTTCAAGGTCTTACTCAACTTAGTGTCAATAGCCCAAGTCGGATGAAAATTTAGTCCAAAATCCTAAGGGGTGGTGCATCTACCCATGTTGAAGACCAGTAAGGGGTAGACAATTTCAACCACTTTAATCCAACTTCATATTTTGCGAGGTAACAAGAATTCTGGGTCTCTAGTGGCGTCAGTTAAATCCCGCACTAAGTACAATATTaatccagaagtatgtgcaccaatttggaggcaactaatttcgttcgcctcCTTCACATCAAGTTGATGCCCATGgaaagggggtatattcacttcgCTAACACAGTCCTCGACCTCGTAATAAAAGAAAATCGAAATCAATTTCCCTTTAAACAGGCTTCAGATAATGAGATGGCAAGCCGTAAAATGATCAAGGACCAATCTATCGAAGCGGGAAAACTTTTGCTCGAACAAGAACATTTTGCCTCGGATGAAATTCGGTCTCGCATCAGCGAAGTCGAGCAACAATGGAGAAACTTGGATGATCTTGCAAAAGAACTTCGCAAGAAGTTGGAACAAGCAAATGATTTATACCAGGTAAGAATCTTATTCAGTATGTGCTGTCTTTGGTACAGATGCCACAGAAAGTATGTTGGGTGGTACTTGGGCACTTcactcctgtagtatgcaaaccaagatggcggacaccggaacgtagtatgtgcaccaggttagagttgggccattatttctggtacaaatactacgggagtcactcggctagtctccgaactcgaaATGGAGCtaaaaattatggccaaaccctcACCTGGTGCATataatacgggagtaccattaATTTAAGGGAACTATTTTAACAAGACCCATTTTTTTGACTAGTAATTTTTTTGCTTTAGCTTGTTGGATACTTACTATTTAACGTGCCgcataaaataattaattgaaaACCAGGGTATAGCCAGAAATATATATAGTCGAAGGGGGgatttctgaaatttctaattgcaaAGTTGGACCGCGAACAGAAAATGTGGGGCTTCAAGAGTCGCGAGGATCAGAAAAGCGTTTTAagctacaaaaaaaattgatatgtatCATACAGTcaaatgcttttttttacattccaaAAGAGGTCTGAagtgaccccccccccccaaactGACTATGCCTCTGATGGAAACatgtaaaaatcaaaataaagtatTCTTCGAAGGGGTCGCAGGTATTAAGAGTCTTTTGGAAAGGAGAGCGGCAATTTactaaagtttgagaaccacttaCTCAAGAGTTAGGCCTATATCATATATTGTAACAAGATATTTGTATTGCAACTTGAAGATGGCACTTATAGCAACGATTAAATCGATGAGCACAATTGTACAAAGCCTATATTAACATAATTAATCTTTAAATCATTCATGCGTGACCGTTTTCAACCAATCATAGACCGGATCATATAATTCAAAATTCCTCCATTCCTAAAATATTCAAGTTCAACATCGGTGTCAAATCTcacaattgctttgaattcCTTCCCAGAGTCGCTCTGAAATGAGATCATAATTGAAGTCAATTTTTGGACAGTTTTCTCAAAGTGGTCGATAGCACAATCTCAGGGGAGAGAgagaaaattttacaaaagaTAGGTACGATATAAgggtgtgggattagttagccagtcatttgttttcggaagcatggacttgaagtTGGAAGAAGCCGTAATCGATCaccggttacgtgaaccatcctacggcggcgaggagtccaacaatcctctcgaACATAATTAtacccgcatgggattcaaacttGCGAACTCGCACAGGGTATTCGGGGAGGTGGTGAGCATATTCTTAATGCTTTGCATGATGCGCCAAGTCATAGTTAATGAActcatcattttttatttcaaagttaGCACATGACCAGTGAA
The genomic region above belongs to Styela clava chromosome 13, kaStyClav1.hap1.2, whole genome shotgun sequence and contains:
- the LOC144431313 gene encoding caspase-3-like, producing the protein MSDASKVYEITEKFNIEDWKQFARTKLEVADTTIEGIENKYKNQLKEIKYQTVCHWQGKLKGFELCEELKRLKHEYFCGSYSGQVVSSVQQHVEEEPSGDKAGAAAGPTGEGEPTRETYEPDVYPFNGKKGRVLIINNSFFDKNRKKNPHSRKPGCDADVKNMEELWKYLDCELHQGKSHEDLSDSEMLNLLKNVAQLTKNDCAFVVVIIMTHGGLDQDGNEVVYGNGFENILKKDIDSMFQNDYAKCLHDIPKFFIYQCCRGSEDMKAISRTEKGPQLKRETIVSETIPIICDIVSIHAAPADHVAYISENGSFLIEAIYNIFRAHGKAVAENAFVRKNVVDMLSMVNTEIWKMFGTLEKDVLIRPMSVFVSSLGKTFYLTDDTEVKHMT